AGCAGGTGGTTATGAAAATGGCCTTTACGGTCACGCGGCACAGCAATTTTCAACTTACCATATTCAGAGTCAATTAAACGATAATACTGGCCATTACGAGAATTGCCAGTATTAAAGCCACTGCGGTCATAAGGATCATAACCAAGTAAGGCCGTTAGTTCAGCTTGCAAGATGTGATTAATAGCCGTTTCGAGTTGTTGACGAAAAAGTTCTTTAACATCGCCATTTGACAATAGAGTTTTGGTTAGATTTTTGGTAAACTGATCCATGGGGAATTCCTCCGTTTTGGTTTGATTTGGATGATTTAATCATACGGGGAAGGGATTCCCTTTTCAACAGGACTTTTATTCATTTACACAAACTATTTTATACTCTCGGAAACTAAGGGAGGCAACTTTTTAGCAGAAGCAACATTACCTAAGTGGAAAGAAAACGTCGTATACTTTGTTTTTGTCGTTGCTGTTATTGGTATGCTTTTCCAAGGTAAAATTGGAGATGCTGGTTATGCAATTGCAGGACTCTCAGTGGGCGTTATTCTTGTAATTGGCGTTTTGAACTTTGATGAGATTCGCGATGCAATAGCAGCCCCAATTATTCTGATGTCCGCTGGTGTCATTGGTGTTGCAAATGCTTTAGGTAGTACTGGTTTAACGAAACTGGTCGGTAAAACTGTTGCCGGACTGCTTGGTACTAATATCAGTGCTTTTGCCTTAGTTTTTATTTTCTGTATCCTGACGAGTTTATTAGCAACTCTGACTGGCACTAATATTGGAACTGTTTATGTCTTTGCACCTCTAGTTATTGCTACTTGCCACAGCCTTGGTTTTGATCCTAGGGCGGCTGCTAGTGCAGTAGTTCTTTCTGCATGGTGTGGGCATTTTCTGCCAATCGATGGGATGCCAGCTTTAATTCTTGGTACCGAGAAATATTCGGCTAAAGAGTTCTGGAAATTCACGATCCCACAGTATTTTATACGGTTACTTTTCCTGACGGTTGGGTCACTCTTAGTCTTTCCGGCGTGAGTATTGCGAATGCAAGTGATCGTTACTTATCTTAAGATTAAGGGATACGTTTAAATACGGTGCTTTTCATTATAAATTAGTATTTACAGCGATTCTTTAAAATGTGAAATTTATTTAAATTCGACTACCTACTGGTTGGCAGTTATCATGTTTCTGCCAAATGCTGGTAACTTTCTTAACTTTTAAATCCATTCGCCACCAATTTCACATTTAACTTCAGACTCAGGACAAAACCTGAGTTTTTTGGTATCTGAAAAACATAAATATGTACTGATTAATACAGCTATAAATAGGTAAGCACCCAATAACAGACCGACTATAAATAGCGTATCGGCTGCGGTATGATAGCCTCATCATAAGAAATGGTGAGGTGTTTTTATGCTCAATAAACCGGAAATCGTTCAAGTTAAGCTGGACGACGGTCAACGACAGCCAAGTCCAATATCAAAGGCCTTTCAAATCAAACGTAATGAACATGAAACAATCATTGTTTACAATCATATCAATGGATATATTTTAGACGCCCTAGTCAAGGCGGTGTTCACTGATGCTCATTGATTTACGCCAACTCAAGGGTATTTATTTGATTTGTGGCAAAACTGACTTGCGGCGTGGAATCGATGGTTTAGCCGCTACGATCACTGATCAGTATGAACTTGACCCCTACAGCCGGGCGTTATTTCTTTTTTGCGGTACCCGTAAAGATCGTTTTAAGGCCCTATATTGGGCCGGTGATGGCTTTCTCTTACTTTATAAACGAATCGAAAATGGCCGCCTGCAATGGCCAACCAATCAAAATGAGGTGAAGCGACTACACGCCAAACAATTACAACGTTTATTATCTGGCTGGGGGCTTGAAGCAACCGTGCATCAGACCAACCGACCCAAAAAAGCTAGGCTTAGCTGACTAATCATGGTACACTCAGGACAATCCTAGTGAATGAAGGCGATTCCATGGCAACGACCGTCGAACAACTTAAGCAAGCCCAAGCGCAGAATCGTGAGTTACTCAAAGAAATAAAGGCCTTGACCGCAACTGTCCAAACTTTGACGGAAGAAGTCGCCTTTTTTCAGCGCCAACTTTTTGGCAAGCATTCGGAAAAAATAACTGATCCTAACCAGTTATCCCTATTGGCAGATGACAATGGGGTTTTTACCGACCCAGAGCAAACTGGGAACCAAAGCGAAACGACAGTAACAACAGTCGTCCATAAGCCAAAGCGTAAGCGTTGCGAATCAGTTGATCCCAATCTACCGATCGAGACCACCGTGATCCGCCGCGAGAACTTGAGTTGCGATCATGGTCATCAACTGATACCAGTGGGCAAGCACTTTGTGCGTGAAGTCGTGCATCAAATTCCTGGTCGCCTCTATCGCGAACAGATCTTTGAACAAACGTATAAATGTGCCGCTTGTGAAACGAATGATGGCGTTTCACACTTATATCAGGGGACTGCGCCGCAGGCGCTGATCCCCCATAGTTTAGCGACCTCATCGTTAGTCGCTGAGTTGTTGTACCAAAAATATGCCTTAGGGACACCACTTTATCGTCAAATGAAAGCCTGGCGGCGGGCTGGTTTGATTTTAAGTGAAACGACCATGACGAATTGGGTGATCAAAGCAGCGACGATCGTTCAACCGCTGTATACATTACTGCACGAACAATTATTAACGCAACCTTACCTGCAAGGCGATGAAACACCGTTTCAAGTCTTGCGTGAGGTGGGTAAAACCGCGCAAAGCAAGTCTTATATCTGGATTGCTCGGAGTATTCGCTTAGCTGCGCATCAAGTTGTCTATTATACGTATAGCGACAATCGTGCCGGCAAAACTGCCCAACAACTTTATGGTGATTTTACGGGTGTCCTACAATGTGACGGTTATTCTGGCTATAATCTACTGGGCGCGACGGTGACGCGGGTCGGTTGTTGGGCGCATGTGCGGCGAAAATTCTTCGATGATGCCTGCAAGATCAAGGGGCAACCGACGATAACGCCACCCTTAAAATTGCTTGATCAAATGTTTCACCTAGAACGGGGCTGGCGTGATCTAACACCAACCAAGCGCAAAGAACTGCGCCAGGAACAATTAAAGCCAGTGATCAAGCAATTTTGGCAGTGGTGTGATCAAGCGGTGGCCACCCCGAAATCACGTTTAGGTCGTGCTTTGACCTATGCCCAAAACCAACGGTCTGCACTTGATCGTGTGCTCGATTACGGCGAAATTGATCTAAGCAATAACGCCACCGAACGAAATGTGAAGTCCTTCGTGATCGGACGCAAGAATTGGCTTTTCGCCACCAGTCCCGCAGGGGCACAGGCTAATGCGATTTGGCTGACCTTGATTGAAACTGCGAAGGCTAATGGATTGGATCCACGGCAATATCTCGAATATCTGCTTAATCAATTAGGGCAACTACCCGTTTTTCCAACTGAGGAAGAATTGGCGGTCTATTTGCCATGGCAACAAGTGCCAGACAAAAAGGTTTGGCGTGATCAAGAAGCGTAGACCCTTGGCTAATTTAAAATCAAACAGCGCTACTGATTCGAACCAAAAAGTTTCGGATCAGTGGCGCTGCTTTTGATT
This is a stretch of genomic DNA from Loigolactobacillus coryniformis subsp. coryniformis KCTC 3167 = DSM 20001. It encodes these proteins:
- a CDS encoding SLC13 family permease translates to MLSETKGGNFLAEATLPKWKENVVYFVFVVAVIGMLFQGKIGDAGYAIAGLSVGVILVIGVLNFDEIRDAIAAPIILMSAGVIGVANALGSTGLTKLVGKTVAGLLGTNISAFALVFIFCILTSLLATLTGTNIGTVYVFAPLVIATCHSLGFDPRAAASAVVLSAWCGHFLPIDGMPALILGTEKYSAKEFWKFTIPQYFIRLLFLTVGSLLVFPA
- the tnpB gene encoding IS66 family insertion sequence element accessory protein TnpB (TnpB, as the term is used for proteins encoded by IS66 family insertion elements, is considered an accessory protein, since TnpC, encoded by a neighboring gene, is a DDE family transposase.), encoding MLIDLRQLKGIYLICGKTDLRRGIDGLAATITDQYELDPYSRALFLFCGTRKDRFKALYWAGDGFLLLYKRIENGRLQWPTNQNEVKRLHAKQLQRLLSGWGLEATVHQTNRPKKARLS
- the tnpC gene encoding IS66 family transposase, with product MATTVEQLKQAQAQNRELLKEIKALTATVQTLTEEVAFFQRQLFGKHSEKITDPNQLSLLADDNGVFTDPEQTGNQSETTVTTVVHKPKRKRCESVDPNLPIETTVIRRENLSCDHGHQLIPVGKHFVREVVHQIPGRLYREQIFEQTYKCAACETNDGVSHLYQGTAPQALIPHSLATSSLVAELLYQKYALGTPLYRQMKAWRRAGLILSETTMTNWVIKAATIVQPLYTLLHEQLLTQPYLQGDETPFQVLREVGKTAQSKSYIWIARSIRLAAHQVVYYTYSDNRAGKTAQQLYGDFTGVLQCDGYSGYNLLGATVTRVGCWAHVRRKFFDDACKIKGQPTITPPLKLLDQMFHLERGWRDLTPTKRKELRQEQLKPVIKQFWQWCDQAVATPKSRLGRALTYAQNQRSALDRVLDYGEIDLSNNATERNVKSFVIGRKNWLFATSPAGAQANAIWLTLIETAKANGLDPRQYLEYLLNQLGQLPVFPTEEELAVYLPWQQVPDKKVWRDQEA